TGCCAGTATCCACCCCAGCTCTCCGCCCCCTCCCCAAAAAGGTATCCAGTCAGATCTTTGGATGGGCTTTCTGGGCTTTAGACAGGGAATGATATTCCTTTCAAGCCCTCTGGTTGCCAGACCTAGATATAAGAGCATAGGCAGATAGGTAGCTATAACCGCCAGCACATTCTCCCTTTTGGCCCCCTCTCCATATCACACCCACCTTCAAGGCTGCAGATGGTGAGGAGCAGCACAGTTGCTGCGAGCAGCTTCATGTTGGTGACAGTGGGGAAGGTGGCCTAGGAAGAgggtggtgggggttggggggacacTGAAGACAAATGGGCTTCAGCTCCTCTCCAGGGATCTCCCTACCTGCTGCCCATTTCAACCtggctctctccctctccacaaCTGAAGCCCAAGCCTCTTTGGATGCTGCTCACACCTCTTGCCTCCTTATCTTACCTAGTCAGCGTCTCTGTCCTTGGCGTCTGTGCCTGCCCTGGCTGGAGAGGTAGGGGCTATATACCTGTCTGTTTACCCACCCCCTGTCAGGTGACAGGAACTATGATGGGCCCAGTGGGACAGGGATTATGTTAGGATAAACAGGTTGGACAAATGGGGGAGGAGAGGACAAGCACATGGAAGACTCATGGTGATGGGGTGAGAGGCAGGGGGTACAGCCCTTAGTGGGTGTAAGTGGAGGCTAAGAGGGTACACTTCAGGTATATCTGAGGTTCATTCTTTTGAGATCTGAGGTCCTTGGACTTGAATGCAGCAGGAAGCAGGATTCCAAGTTACTTCTCTGGAAAGCTCTGATATATCAACCCATGGAATACCATCAACCCATCATACCATGGAAAGCTCATGGTATCTTTATTCCATTGTGGGTAGATCTCATTTCTCAAGCTTATCTCACTTTACTGCAATTTGGCAGAGAGATATTGGGGagtagaagaaaggagaaaggaattgaaatcagggaCAGGGTTGAGGGCTATGGGAGTTAGGAAAATGAGGGTCGGGTAAGAGGCAAGTGTAAATGATTTTGTCCGTTTTTGAGTTAATGTGTAATGAGATGGGGAGAAAACAGGAGAGCCCAGAATGACCTGGATGCTGATCAGTGAACATACCCTACCCCCAgtaaaacaaattcagaaaacagCTTCCGCCCATCCCCTCCCAGTGGAGGGCTCTGGCAGGAAAATAGGTGAACAAGAGGCTTCTGCCAGGGTAAAGGTTGAAGGTGCCTGGTCATTTGATCACCTTATCAGTTCTAGGCAGTGATCAGCCAATATTGAGTCAGCAGGGGCAATAGCCCTGGCCCTTGTCTCACTCCTGTTGGGGGTAGGGGAGGGGGATAGGTACATTCTCAGGTTCAAAGCATTTGGGTGAAATCAGTTAAATAGATATCAGAAGCATTTGTATCTTTCACCCTTTTGCCCCCCCAAGCATACTCCCTGAGTATGTGGAACATTCCTGAGAGGTGAGAGTGGAGGGGCAGAGCTAATGAGGGAGGTATTGACCAGAGACcaagaaatctttgttttttaacttttgttttaaattcagaagtgtatgtgcaggtttttttgtttgtttgttttcctgagatggagttttgctcttgttgctcaggccgcagtgcaatgacatgatcttggctcactgcgacctcggtctcctgggctcaagcgattctcctgcctcagcctcccaagtagctgggattacaggcatacgacACCACCCCTGggtaattttgtacttttagtagagacggggtttctccatgttggtcaggctggtcttgaactcccgacctcaggtgatctgcccacctcagcctcccaaagtgctaggattacaggcgtgagccaccgcacccagcctatatgtgcaggtttgttacatacataaatTTGTGTCATgcggatttgttgtacagattatttcatcacccaggtattaagcctaatatccattagttatttttcctgatcttctccctcctcccacccttcaccctccaaGACCAAGAAATCTTACTCCATCTTCAATTATTCCCCTGTGGAGCGCTTAGTGCTTGAGGTCAGCCCTTTGGCTTGCCCCGGTCCTGGGATGGAGTGCATTTGGGGGCCAGGCTCCATATTCCTAGATTTTATTGGCCAACTCTGCCTGGGGACTCAGGGAAGTAAGGGTTAAATACAGAGAGCAGCTCTTTCAGCGAATAGTTCTGCTAGAACTTACTGCTCTGCTCCAAACTCTCACACCCGTTTCCATTCCACCAAGTGGGCAAGAGCAGGGACTTCGAGGGATGCAGACCTCCAGAAGAGAAGGGTGGGTCCCCGTTCTAGGGAGTGCTGCGTTTAATGAGTAGTACTCATGTGGAGGTGTGCTGTGGAGGGCTGTGAGGGAGCTTTCCCATGGGCTCTCTGGGAAGAGGGGAGCGATAGAAATGAACCAGGTTTCCAAAGAAGTCTTCATAATGGTTCTTTCTGCCACCCTTCACACAAAGCCAGTCTACAAGCTGTAGTTTCACTTTTCTCAAGGGTGAAACTACACGGGGGGAAGGAGCTTCAGTGGCCCAAGCTACAAGATGCTCCCTCTAGTGTCTTGCACGCTCACAAATTTTCCCGACCTTGGAGAGGCCTAGTGATCTAAAGCCTTCCACTGAAGTCTAAGGGGCCACCAATCAAGTCCTGCCCGCCTCTGCAGCTCCAGGGTTGAAGCTCTTGGGCCGTCACACCTGCCActcattttcttcctcccttcccattGGCTCGGGGTAGATAgcgaggctttttttttttttttttctttcattgattggGCGGGGCCCAATCAGGGGTGGGTTGGGTCTTTGACAGCTTTCTTTGCCAGATTCAAAGATGGCGCTTATGGCCACGCTAAGAATGCAGCGTGAAGCTGCAGTTCTGCCATCACTCAAGATGGCTGCCCCCATCAAGATGACCGGGGTGTGCCGGGGGGAAAGGGGCAGCATGATGGTCTGAGATGGTAAGGGATACTGCACCATTGAGGGCCTGGTCTTGCGGCCTGGGAATCAAGAGTAGAGAGACTAGGGAGCTAGGTGAGGTCTGTGGTGGGGGCTAGGatcagagaaagggagagaggacaaGGGTGACAGGTGGGGGTGAGAGATCAAAGATGGGGCGGGAGTGTGCCTAGGGTTGTCTCTCCATGAGTGCTCTCCTTCCCTACTCTTCCTGTTCCAGGTCTAGCATCGGCCCATGTGGAAGTTTCTGAGACTAGGGAGCCGGATAATGGGGGGTGGGACCCGTTGGAGGGTAATGGGGCAATAGCGTCCTTTCACAGGCTAACCCCGGCCCTTCCCCGTCCTCTGGACTAAAATGGGGAACACATTGGGCCTGGCACCAATGGGGGCTTTGCCCCGCCGGAGCCCCCGCCGAGAGGAACCCCTGCCCAACCCTGGGAGCTTCGATGAGCTGCACCGGCTATGCAAAGGTGAGAACTTGGCATTGGGGTGTCTCAAGATGAAGGGGCAGAGGAGTGGAGGGTCTTGAATGCTGGATGTCCGGCGATGGGAGCAGGAAAGGGGAGATCACAGCTGGGGCATGCAGCATCAGGGAGGATCAGGTGCCCAAATGAAGTGGAGCATTTCACTGCAGGACTCGAAAGGAGGTTGAGTCCTCCAAAGTGTTCCCTATGGAATTGAAAGGGGAGACTACCTTTTGAGGTAGTGGTTCTTTATCTGTGCttattccttcccttctcctacCCCCTTCAGATGTATTCCCAGCACAGATGGAGGGCGTGAAGCTCGTTGTCAACAAGGTTCTGAGCAGCCATTTCCAGGTGCTCCCACTTCTCTGGCCCCTCCTTACTATTCCCTTTCCTGTCCCTGGatcatcttctcctttcctttgtaCTTCAGCCCTAGCCAGTCTATGTGGGACAAATGAGGGAGGATGTGGGGTTCTCTTTACCTCCCTGCCTGTGGGGCTTGTTGCTTTTAATCCGATGACCCTCTCTGTATATGTTGGAATATTTGGGATTCTTGAGAGGCCCTCTGAATGGGTAAAAGATTAAGGGTAGGATGAGGGATTGAAGTGGAGTAGGAATGCGCTTTTCTCCACTGACTCCTTTTTCCTCAGGTGGCTCACACTATACACATGAGTGCCCTGGGTTTGCCGGGATATCACCTCCATGCGGCCTATGCAGGGGATTGGCAGCTCAGTCCCACTGAGGTGAGGGCTCCACACACCTGGGTCATCTCCCTAAAAGCCAATCTGGGACCCAGGTCTGGAGGAAGAGGAATTGTGTGTGTTATGGGGAGGAATGGGCTGTAACCTGACTTTTGTGTCTCTTCTGAAAGGGAGAGGGTAGAGAAACATTTTCTGTGAAGAGCCCAGAGTGTGTCTTTGTGACTCCACCAGGGGGCACTTTGCACTCTTAATGAAGTTCTATATTTGGGTTTAGGCTGAGTGATGCCATCGGGCTCAGCCTTACTACTGTGTATACCCTTCCACAGGTGTTCCCCACTGTGGTAGGGGATATGGACAGCAGTGGCAGCCTGAACGCCCAGGTCTTGATCCTCTTGGCAGAGCGGCTCCGAGCTAAGGCTGTCTTCCAGGTGACCACAATTCCTGCCTCCGTCCCCTGAGgcacttcctctttctctttcttgggtTTCCTGCTTTGAGGGCTTGGAAGGAGGAGCAGAGTCAATAATGATCATAAAGAGGGAGGGAGATTTTACTTCTTGCTCTTGCCATTCAGACGCAGCAGGCCAAGTTCTTGACATGGCAGTTTGATGGCGAGTATCGGGGAGATGACTACACAGCCACTCTGACCCTAGGAAATCCTGACCTGATTGGGGAGTCGGGTGAGGAACTGGGACAGGGTTCCTGTCCAGGGTTCTTTTTATCTTGGCTGCCCATTTGCTAATGTTACTATGCCTCTTCATCTTCTGTACAGTTTGGAGTTTAGAAGAGGAACTTCTTGGGCATGCTGGGGTGGAGGTTATTGCGGGTGAGGGAGCAGGTCTGGGTGTTGTCCCTATGACTGACTCCATGTCTCCCCGTTCCCCCACAGTGATCATGGTTGCTCACTTCCTGCAGAGCCTCACTCATCGGCTGGTGCTGGGAGGAGAGCTAGTTTATCACCGGCGGCCAGGCGAAGAGGGGGCCATCTTGACACTGGCTGGGAAGTACTCCGGTATGGGGTGAAGTGAAGTAGTGGTGGGTAGGAGAGAAATTCTGAACTTTTCTGGGGTTCCTGGCCTGTGTCATACTACAGTTAACACTCCTTCCCCTCTGTACTTTGGATTTTACAGCTGTACACTGGGTAGCTACATTGAATGTGGGATCAGGCGGGGCCCATGCAAGTTACTACCACAGGGCAAATGAACAGGTGAGACCTCTGATCTCACTCCCCTCCTCGTCAGCAAGTCAGTTGTGAACTTTTGCTCATCTGGACCTCTATCGCCCTGCTGACCTATTTTTCTTCCTACCACGCTGTGTATATATTTCCACGCATGCCTTCATTCTGCTGATCCCCCGTCAGGACCCTTCTGGTCTTCACTGATACTGATCTCTCTCTCATCCTTGCCCATGGTTCTCAGGTTCAGGTTGGAGTGGAGTTTGAGGCAAACACAAGGCTACAAGACACAACATTCTCCTTTGGTTACCACCTGACTCTGCCCCAGGCCAACATGGTGTTTAGAGGTGAGGGTTATTGGGAGACATTTGGCTATGCTGAGGAATGGGGGATGCAGAGGGAGGGAAACTTGACCTTATTTCTGGTGACTACTTCCTCCAATTCCTGTTAAATAACCTAGTGGGTATTCTCTCCCCCAACAGGCTTGGTGGATAGTAACTGGTGTGTAGGTGCTGTGCTGGAGAAGAAGATGCCACCTCTGCCTGTCACCCTAGCCCTTGGAGCCTTCCTCAATCACTGGCGCAACAGATTCCATTGTGGCTTCAGCATCACTGTGGGCTGAGGTTGTCCAGAGCCAGCCCCCACAGCAGCTGGAACCTCTGAGTCAGGTGCCCTAGGGCCAGAGACTAGGCCCCTCTCCAGAGCCTACCTTGCTGGGTGACCTCTAGGACCCAGGAGCAGAGTGGCGGATAGGACCATGCCCTCCTCAGAACTGGAGCTGCCACAGGGGCAGTTGATGAGGCAGAGGTTTGAGGATCCCCCCTCTGCTACCAGCCCCAATATCACCTTCCCCATGCTCTTGTGGCTCTGGACTAAGGGGAAAGGATTAAGGGGTATGGCTGAATTCCCCCTGGCACCCCTTGCCTCCaggcttccttcttcctttccctttggtTAATCCTGCATGGGATTAGCTGACCGTCCTGTTTTCCATCCCAGAGCCTCCCAAGGCTGGGAAAGTAGGGCTGAAGGGCTAGATATTTGGTCTCAGAAAGTAGGGCCCACCCATTCCCAGAAGGAGCTTCTTTACCTCTTAGCCCTGAGGCTTCCTCCTTCCCATCTTCTGTGCTTCCAGAGAACAACTTTGTCCCTATGGCCAACCCCACTATCCCCATGACCGCATGAAGAGGCAGTTATTGCTTTAGTCTTTCATTGCAACCACTGGGCTCCCTTTGAACCCGGCCCAATCTTTGGTCCCAGCATTTCCCCGCTCCAGTGTATCCAGGGTGTCCCAGGTGAGCTGGGGAAGGAAGTGAGCCTGGTCTCAGCTGCAGATCTCCTGGAGTAGTGGCATCATGGCAGACAGGCCCTGGATGTGCTGGATTTGGTACCCGTAGGCCTCATTAATGCTCCGGAGCTCAGCCAGCAGGCCCAGCAACTTCGCATACAGAAACCTTTGGAGGAAGTAGTGGGGTTGCCAGGAAAACAGGAGGGAAATAAGGCAGTTGGGAGTCTTGTCTTGAAGCCCTGATCCCCTGAACTTTTCCTCAGTGAAGCCAGGTCTGAACATTAGAGAAAATCATGCTCTGGTATGACAGACGATCAGAGGTTCCAAATGTCCTCCAGGGGGCCTCAGTCTGACACTGTCTTCTCTCACCGTGCTCAGTTTTTTCTGAACCCAGAGCTCTGAGGGCCATGTGTGAAGAAAGTTCCAGACTTGGCCAGAACTCCAACTGTGTGGAATCTGAGGGCCTGGCCTTCTAGAGCAGGTTCTAGAAGGTGGATGTGTTCTATGGTATAAAGCATCCCCTTTCTGGCCAAAGTAGCTCTTGGAGGAATGTGCAAAACAGAAGCAGTGCATACCTCAGAGCCTGGATAAATCACAGACTATTGAACCTGGAACTGGCTTTGGCCATGAAACTGTGAATTGCCATAACttcaagggaaatgaaaaatcaaaggAATTGGCCCAATGGCGAGGAGAGGAAAGGCCAAGGGAAGAGAAATGTCTGCGTTAGTCTGGAGAAGTTGGACTAGTGAGGTGATGGATGTCATCAATCTCAGGAATGCTATTACCCAGAGCCTCTGAGCTACTACTTTGCATCTgtactgaataaaaaaaaaatctggaaaaagtGAGATGAAACAGCAGTATCCAAATTCAGTAATTTGGAGGCTGAAACGATGTGAGACAGGGATGGCCAGGGGGAAGGACTAGACCCCAAGATACCTGAATTCCCTAAGGAAAGGACAGTAAAAAACATTCCTCCCAAGCTCAATGTTTTGCCAACCCATTCCTGCCCTGGTGTGGCCTCCAAGCCCTCAGTGTCCCACCGTACCGATCCCGGGGCCTTTGCTGCTGGCCCTTGATGTAGCTTTGCAGAGTCAGTGCCATCTCCTCTTGCAGCTGATCAATCTCATCTCTCTGGGTAACTCCAGGTCGGTCTGTAAGATAGGGAGCTGggaaggacaaggtgggtggCAGGGGTGGGCCTGCATGGTGCCCCAGGGACCGAGGCTGGGATAGATCTAGTCTGCAGGTTTGACAGCTAGGCTAGAAGGCCTGGGGTGGATGGACTCAAGGAGCTGAATGTTTGGGCAGAGGTGGTGCGGCAAGAGGCTCTGGGCTTTGGGAGATGCTCACCAGGAGAGAAGAGGGCCATGGCAGCCAAGAGCACATACTCAGGCTCCTGGAGCTGCAGTTTTCGTAGTGTTCCATGGAAGTGAAAGAGCAACTCCAAAAACTCTACCTGGAACCCCACTGCGGGAGATACTAGGATTAGGAGCCTCTAGGTCACCTGACCACATCCATGAGGACACATGCCCCCTACTGCTCTAGCACCATCTCACCACGGGCTGCGTCTTCAAGTGTGTAGCGAAGAGGCCCGCAGAGGAAGTTTTGTGTTTGGAGACAGAAAGTGGTATTGAGTACGATATGACAGATTTCCACAGCTGCTCCCTTGAGAAGGGAGATCTGGTCTTCAATGGGCAGGGAACTGTGGAAAGCAGGAAACAAGggcacttttcaattttttttttttttttagacagagtcttgctctgtcaccctggctggagtgcagtggcacaatctctgctcactgcaacctccgcctccctggttcaagcaattctcctgcctcagcctcccaagtatctgggattataggcatgtgcctctatgtctggctaattttttgcatttttagtagaaatgggttttcaccatgttggccaggctggtctccaactactgacctcaggtgatccacctgccttggcctctcaaagtgctgggattataggtgcaagccatcgcgcccggcccactttttaattttttgtttatttatctttattttttgtaaagatggggtcttactatgttgcccaggctgatctcgaactcctgggctcaagcaatcctcctgccttggccttccaaagtgctgggattataggtgtgagccattgtgcccagccgaCAAGGgcactttattattattcttattaattaattaatttttgagacagagtgttgctctgtcacccaggctggagtgtagtggcctgatctcaggtACAGCaaacctcctcctgggttcaagtgatttttctgcctcagcctcctgagaggctgggattataggcgcacaccaccacacccagctaagttttgtatttttagtagagatggattttaccatgttggccaggctggtctcaaattcctgagctcaagtgatccacccgccttggcctctcaaagtgctgggattacaggcatgagccactgtgcctggcctattattattatttttagctttcattttttgagacagagtctcactctgccacccaggctggagtgcagcggtgcgatctcggctcactgcagcctcaacctcctgggctcaagtgatccttccacttcagcttcccgagtagctgggactacaggcacccaccatcatgcccagctaatttttgtattttttgtagagatggggttttgtcatgttgctgaggcttgtctcaaacttctggacttaaGCGATCTgctggcctccacctcccaaagtgctgggattactagtgtgaaccactgcgcggCACCTCAAGGGCACTTTAGATGCAAGCCTGTACTTCAGAGATGGAGAAGAGCTCCCAGTTCTGATTGGCACAGTTAAAAACAAAGCTGGGAATTCAAGACCTAATGCTTGGAAAGGCTGAGGCATGTGTTAATTTGTTGTCAGTGACTTTTCGGGGTGGATATACAACTTACTGAAGTGTTTGCCTCCTGAAAGATGAGGGGAGGTCACTCACCGGAAGACAGGCAGGTCCTTGGTAAACTTGATGACTTGCTGTACCATGAAAGTGTTGATGTCTGCGAAGTGTGTGACCAGAGGCAGCACAGGGGCCAGGGTGGGCAAGGGCTGGTGATGGATGAACAGATGAGCTGGAGGCTGCAACAATCAGAATATTAGCTAGAGGCCCTGGCCCGAGGGCCCTCCTTTAGGCCTCGCCAGCCTTATCTTGGAAGAGTTCCTTGCTGAGAAGCCTGCTTAGGCTGGGGTTCTGGAGATCTATCCTCAGTATCGGTGCATGGCATATACCCCTCTCTCTCAGACCAGCCTTTTTGGGTGCCCTTTTCGTTGTATTCCAACCCAAATCCTGTCGGTGCTCACCCTAAACTGCACAAACTGTTCAAACATGGTGCCCATGTGGCGGGTGTGGGCCCCCAGGAGTGTCTGGATCAGCTCTTCTTGCTCATTACTCAGTTGCATAGGTGTTTGCTGTGCCCGCCGCTGGGCCTGCTTTGCTCGCCGCAATGCCAGGGCTTCTGCCGACAGTATCACTGTGCAGGGCAAGAGATCATGACAAAGCTGTTGAGACCAGCAGAGCACTTCTCTCTGCTGGTCCCTGTTCTGGGGCCCCTCAGCCACCCTGCACAACGAAGGATGGGGGGAATGGGGGAATTCCTGAGGTTTTCTTGGGCTTGGCTAAAGTCCTAGAGGCTCCAGGAGGCAGGGGGTTCCTACACATTTCCACCAACcgtgggagagaagggaagggtggcGGGGAAAGTAGGAAAGATGTGAGGAAAGGTGCGAGGGCTTTTGGGGAAACAGTGTAGAGGGAGGGGTCTTGATACCTAGAGCATCAccttatgtgatttttttttttttttgagacggagtctcgctctgtccccaggctggagtgcagtggcgtgatctcggctcactgcaagctccgccttccgggttcacgccattctcctgcctcagcctcccgagtagctgggactacaggcaggcaccaccacgctcggctaatttttttgtatttttagtacagatagggtttcactgtgttagccaggatggtcttgatctcctgacctcgtgatccgcccacctcggcctcccaaagtgctgggattacaggcgtgagccaccacgcctggctatgtgatattttaaatgatccttcaaaaataatcaaataatcctTTCAAATAAACACCTGATGTTTTAGCAAAATTTCAAAACTTCTGAGGTTAAATCCCACTGAATGAAACAACCACAGGATAGGCAGGGCTGGTATTAATCATATATatagtctgttttattttgttttgagatggagtctgtcactcagtcgcccaggctggagtgcaatggagcagtcctggctcactgcaacctccaccccccgggttcaagcaattctccctgcctcagcctccggagtagctgggattacaggcacccaccaccacacccggctaattctttttttctttctttctttttttttgtatttttagtagagatggggttttaccatgttggccaggctagtctcgaactcctgacctcaagcgatccactcacctcggcctcccaaagtgctgggattacaggcgtgagtcaccatgcccagccatgNNNNNNNNNNNNNNNNNNNNNNNNNNNNNNNNN
The genomic region above belongs to Piliocolobus tephrosceles isolate RC106 chromosome 1, ASM277652v3, whole genome shotgun sequence and contains:
- the NR1I3 gene encoding nuclear receptor subfamily 1 group I member 3 isoform X6; amino-acid sequence: MASREDELRNCVVCGDQATGYHFNALTCEGCKGFFRRTVSKSIGPTCPFAGSCEVSKIQRRHCPACRLQKCLDAGMRKDMILSAEALALRRAKQAQRRAQQTPMQLSNEQEELIQTLLGAHTRHMGTMFEQFVQFRPPAHLFIHHQPLPTLAPVLPLVTHFADINTFMVQQVIKFTKDLPVFRSLPIEDQISLLKGAAVEICHIVLNTTFCLQTQNFLCGPLRYTLEDAARDRPGVTQRDEIDQLQEEMALTLQSYIKGQQQRPRDRFLYAKLLGLLAELRSINEAYGYQIQHIQGLSAMMPLLQEICS
- the TOMM40L gene encoding mitochondrial import receptor subunit TOM40B; the encoded protein is MGNTLGLAPMGALPRRSPRREEPLPNPGSFDELHRLCKDVFPAQMEGVKLVVNKVLSSHFQVAHTIHMSALGLPGYHLHAAYAGDWQLSPTEVFPTVVGDMDSSGSLNAQVLILLAERLRAKAVFQTQQAKFLTWQFDGEYRGDDYTATLTLGNPDLIGESVIMVAHFLQSLTHRLVLGGELVYHRRPGEEGAILTLAGKYSAVHWVATLNVGSGGAHASYYHRANEQVQVGVEFEANTRLQDTTFSFGYHLTLPQANMVFRGLVDSNWCVGAVLEKKMPPLPVTLALGAFLNHWRNRFHCGFSITVG
- the NR1I3 gene encoding nuclear receptor subfamily 1 group I member 3 isoform X5 produces the protein MASREDELRNCVVCGDQATGYHFNALTCEGCKGFFRRTVSKSIGPTCPFAGSCEVSKIQRRHCPACRLQKCLDAGMRKDMILSAEALALRRAKQAQRRAQQTPMQLSNEQEELIQTLLGAHTRHMGTMFEQFVQFRPPAHLFIHHQPLPTLAPVLPLVTHFADINTFMVQQVIKFTKDLPVFRSLPIEDQISLLKGAAVEICHIVLNTTFCLQTQNFLCGPLRYTLEDAARAPYLTDRPGVTQRDEIDQLQEEMALTLQSYIKGQQQRPRDRFLYAKLLGLLAELRSINEAYGYQIQHIQGLSAMMPLLQEICS
- the NR1I3 gene encoding nuclear receptor subfamily 1 group I member 3 isoform X4; the protein is MASREDELRNCVVCGDQATGYHFNALTCEGCKGFFRRTVSKSIGPTCPFAGSCEVSKIQRRHCPACRLQKCLDAGMRKDMILSAEALALRRAKQAQRRAQQTPMQLSNEQEELIQTLLGAHTRHMGTMFEQFVQFRPPAHLFIHHQPLPTLAPVLPLVTHFADINTFMVQQVIKFTKDLPVFRSLPIEDQISLLKGAAVEICHIVLNTTFCLQTQNFLCGPLRYTLEDAARVSPAVGFQVEFLELLFHFHGTLRKLQLQEPEYVLLAAMALFSPDRPGVTQRDEIDQLQEEMALTLQSYIKGQQQRPRDRSPGTPWIHWSGEMLGPKIGPGSKGAQWLQ
- the NR1I3 gene encoding nuclear receptor subfamily 1 group I member 3 isoform X1 produces the protein MASREDELRNCVVCGDQATGYHFNALTCEGCKGFFRRTVSKSIGPTCPFAGSCEVSKIQRRHCPACRLQKCLDAGMRKDMILSAEALALRRAKQAQRRAQQTPMQLSNEQEELIQTLLGAHTRHMGTMFEQFVQFRPPAHLFIHHQPLPTLAPVLPLVTHFADINTFMVQQVIKFTKDLPVFRSLPIEDQISLLKGAAVEICHIVLNTTFCLQTQNFLCGPLRYTLEDAARVSPAVGFQVEFLELLFHFHGTLRKLQLQEPEYVLLAAMALFSPAPYLTDRPGVTQRDEIDQLQEEMALTLQSYIKGQQQRPRDRFLYAKLLGLLAELRSINEAYGYQIQHIQGLSAMMPLLQEICS
- the NR1I3 gene encoding nuclear receptor subfamily 1 group I member 3 isoform X2 → MASREDELRNCVVCGDQATGYHFNALTCEGCKGFFRRTVSKSIGPTCPFAGSCEVSKIQRRHCPACRLQKCLDAGMRKDMILSAEALALRRAKQAQRRAQQTPMQLSNEQEELIQTLLGAHTRHMGTMFEQFVQFRPPAHLFIHHQPLPTLAPVLPLVTHFADINTFMVQQVIKFTKDLPVFRSLPIEDQISLLKGAAVEICHIVLNTTFCLQTQNFLCGPLRYTLEDAARVSPAVGFQVEFLELLFHFHGTLRKLQLQEPEYVLLAAMALFSPDRPGVTQRDEIDQLQEEMALTLQSYIKGQQQRPRDRFLYAKLLGLLAELRSINEAYGYQIQHIQGLSAMMPLLQEICS
- the NR1I3 gene encoding nuclear receptor subfamily 1 group I member 3 isoform X8, producing the protein MASREDELRNCVVCGDQATGYHFNALTCEGCKGFFRRTVSKSIGPTCPFAGSCEVSKIQRRHCPACRLQKCLDAGMRKDMILSAEALALRRAKQAQRRAQQTPMQLSNEQEELIQTLLGAHTRHMGTMFEQFVQFRPPAHLFIHHQPLPTLAPVLPLVTHFADINTFMVQQVIKFTKDLPVFRSLPIEDQISLLKGAAVEICHIVLNTTFCLQTQNFLCGPLRYTLEDAARVGFQVEFLELLFHFHGTLRKLQLQEPEYVLLAAMALFSPDRPGVTQRDEIDQLQEEMALTLQSYIKGQQQRPRDRFLYAKLLGLLAELRSINEAYGYQIQHIQGLSAMMPLLQEICS
- the NR1I3 gene encoding nuclear receptor subfamily 1 group I member 3 isoform X7; this translates as MASREDELRNCVVCGDQATGYHFNALTCEGCKGFFRRTVSKSIGPTCPFAGSCEVSKIQRRHCPACRLQKCLDAGMRKDMILSAEALALRRAKQAQRRAQQTPMQLSNEQEELIQTLLGAHTRHMGTMFEQFVQFRPPAHLFIHHQPLPTLAPVLPLVTHFADINTFMVQQVIKFTKDLPVFRSLPIEDQISLLKGAAVEICHIVLNTTFCLQTQNFLCGPLRYTLEDAARDRPGVTQRDEIDQLQEEMALTLQSYIKGQQQRPRDRSPGTPWIHWSGEMLGPKIGPGSKGAQWLQ
- the NR1I3 gene encoding nuclear receptor subfamily 1 group I member 3 isoform X3; translation: MASREDELRNCVVCGDQATGYHFNALTCEGCKGFFRRTVSKSIGPTCPFAGSCEVSKIQRRHCPACRLQKCLDAGMRKDMILSAEALALRRAKQAQRRAQQTPMQLSNEQEELIQTLLGAHTRHMGTMFEQFVQFRPPAHLFIHHQPLPTLAPVLPLVTHFADINTFMVQQVIKFTKDLPVFRSLPIEDQISLLKGAAVEICHIVLNTTFCLQTQNFLCGPLRYTLEDAARVGFQVEFLELLFHFHGTLRKLQLQEPEYVLLAAMALFSPAPYLTDRPGVTQRDEIDQLQEEMALTLQSYIKGQQQRPRDRSPGTPWIHWSGEMLGPKIGPGSKGAQWLQ